A genomic region of Granulicella cerasi contains the following coding sequences:
- a CDS encoding glycosyl hydrolase, whose translation MPRKRYDSSRQRRTQRASAFFVAAALAMQAQAQKTTREGDLLSAAQFRNPPEAAKPRVWWHWLSNNVSYDGITADLKWMKRVDIGGFQMFDGDMHAPLFVDKPVVWMTPEWKRDWRHAALLADQLHLEMAMAASGGWSETAGPWVKPSQGMKRYVWSETSIVGPTAFHSKLSTPPHGFGKFQDVPLPPAGKEEPDLTLPGAKPQPVLPSSAAPQPFYADAAVVAYRIPDDAAAELQPAITSSSGSIDGALLTDGSYRDTTPLTLKSKEREAWIELRYPQAVEVCSLTLGLAPVAVLGGDPLPQGEVQYSDDGRAWHSLIALPGPPEGVAAPLSVRTYSFPAVRAKAFRIVIPGGQTERTLRFSELRFSGVPEVKYWQDKAAFGLSVQAIGEATERDATPVGDVMDLTSRMRPDGTLDWDAPAGKWKVMRLGYAAIGEINHPATPAATGLEVDKLSRTDVNAYLATYTKMIQSVAGPYFGKSFRYFLMDSWEAGQENWTEAMPAEFRRLRGYDMTPYLPVLAGHIVGSAATSEAFLWDFRRTIADLLAENHYRAATAFFKQHGVGLYAEAMGVNLPTNGDGLLNKGQVTVPMGEFWTAGPGRPQDPWNTADIRETSSAAHIYGKPIAAAESFTSWWTILPWEQSPFYLKPLADEAFAAGINRIVIHTSDQQPFTDEAHQPGMTLGPFGQHYNRNMTWAEQSKAWNDYLARCSYMLQRGRYVADVAIFYGEGAPVTVPSGKTLSPAVPTHYGYDYVDADVLLHHAAMKNGRLHLDSGMSYAVLAIPDDERMLSLPLLKQLRAFVQQGLTLVGPQPVASPTLSDGPHASDEVKRIAAELWDRPLRRGHVYSDRNLEDVLASAKIKPDLRYDTPTHVTKDFDEPMPVGTATNDLVYIHRHLANSDIYFVATQKLHAFDVNVTFRMRGAVPLLWHPDTGETEAVDYTVAGGETTVPLHMDPAGSVFVVFTKDGPALGRHTAAATTEALTTLTGPWEVHFPPHRGAPDQSTFPSLASWTEQSAPGIRYFSGSATYTKQLEIHAADLKPHQRLLVDLGRVDVMAELTVNGKPYSNLLWKPPFLADITNILHVGSNTLEIKVTNLWANRLIGDQQPGTMTTYTFTDFHAFKPDAPLMPSGLLGPVRLLRQRKSEFSTIVR comes from the coding sequence ATGCCTCGCAAACGATATGACTCCTCCAGGCAGAGGCGCACCCAGCGCGCCTCTGCTTTTTTTGTGGCCGCGGCCCTCGCCATGCAGGCCCAGGCCCAGAAGACAACGCGCGAGGGCGATCTGCTCAGCGCAGCGCAGTTTCGCAATCCTCCAGAAGCTGCGAAGCCGCGCGTGTGGTGGCATTGGCTCAGCAACAACGTGAGCTACGACGGCATCACCGCTGACCTCAAGTGGATGAAGCGCGTTGACATTGGTGGTTTTCAGATGTTCGACGGCGACATGCATGCGCCACTCTTCGTAGACAAGCCTGTCGTATGGATGACGCCGGAGTGGAAGCGCGATTGGCGACATGCAGCGCTACTCGCCGACCAGTTGCATCTGGAGATGGCGATGGCAGCCTCCGGCGGATGGAGCGAGACCGCAGGCCCCTGGGTGAAGCCCTCGCAAGGCATGAAGCGTTACGTCTGGAGCGAGACTTCGATCGTTGGACCGACAGCATTTCATAGCAAGCTGTCCACGCCGCCACATGGGTTCGGCAAATTTCAGGATGTGCCTCTCCCGCCCGCAGGCAAGGAGGAGCCGGACCTTACACTGCCGGGTGCCAAACCGCAGCCTGTGCTGCCTTCGAGCGCAGCACCGCAACCTTTCTACGCAGATGCAGCCGTGGTCGCGTATCGAATTCCGGATGACGCAGCCGCGGAGCTTCAGCCAGCGATCACGTCGAGTTCTGGGAGCATCGATGGTGCATTGTTAACTGATGGCAGCTATCGCGACACAACGCCGCTTACGTTGAAGTCAAAAGAACGCGAAGCGTGGATCGAACTCCGCTATCCGCAGGCCGTCGAGGTGTGTTCGCTGACGCTGGGACTCGCCCCCGTGGCGGTGCTGGGCGGCGATCCGCTACCGCAGGGCGAGGTGCAGTACAGCGACGATGGGCGCGCCTGGCACTCGTTGATCGCGTTGCCCGGGCCGCCGGAGGGCGTCGCCGCACCGCTCTCAGTGCGGACGTACAGCTTCCCTGCTGTCCGTGCGAAGGCCTTCCGCATCGTGATCCCCGGTGGCCAGACGGAGCGCACACTACGCTTCTCCGAACTGCGTTTCTCCGGTGTGCCAGAGGTGAAGTACTGGCAGGATAAAGCGGCGTTCGGTCTGTCCGTGCAGGCCATCGGTGAAGCTACCGAAAGGGACGCGACACCGGTCGGCGACGTGATGGATCTCACCTCCAGGATGCGACCCGACGGAACACTGGACTGGGATGCCCCCGCAGGTAAGTGGAAGGTGATGCGCCTCGGCTATGCGGCCATCGGCGAGATCAATCACCCGGCGACGCCAGCAGCGACAGGCCTTGAGGTGGATAAGCTGAGCCGCACAGACGTCAATGCGTATCTTGCGACGTATACGAAGATGATCCAGTCTGTTGCGGGGCCTTACTTTGGCAAGAGCTTCCGTTACTTCCTCATGGATAGCTGGGAGGCTGGGCAGGAGAACTGGACCGAAGCTATGCCTGCGGAGTTTCGTCGACTCCGTGGATATGACATGACGCCTTATCTGCCGGTGCTCGCAGGCCATATCGTCGGCAGCGCGGCCACGAGCGAGGCGTTCTTGTGGGACTTCCGCCGCACCATCGCGGACCTGCTCGCGGAGAATCACTATCGCGCCGCGACCGCATTCTTCAAGCAACATGGCGTTGGACTCTACGCCGAGGCGATGGGTGTGAACCTCCCCACGAACGGCGATGGCTTGCTGAACAAAGGCCAGGTCACCGTGCCGATGGGAGAGTTCTGGACCGCTGGCCCGGGCAGGCCGCAGGATCCGTGGAACACCGCTGATATCCGCGAGACCTCGTCAGCCGCCCACATCTACGGCAAGCCGATCGCGGCAGCGGAGTCATTCACTTCCTGGTGGACGATTCTGCCGTGGGAGCAATCGCCGTTCTATCTAAAGCCTTTGGCTGATGAGGCATTCGCCGCAGGCATCAACCGCATCGTCATCCACACTTCGGACCAGCAGCCCTTCACCGATGAGGCGCATCAGCCCGGCATGACTCTCGGGCCCTTCGGCCAGCACTACAACCGCAACATGACTTGGGCTGAGCAGTCCAAGGCGTGGAACGATTACCTTGCACGATGCTCTTACATGCTGCAACGCGGGCGCTACGTGGCGGACGTCGCGATCTTCTACGGCGAGGGCGCACCGGTGACAGTGCCCTCCGGGAAGACGCTCTCCCCCGCTGTGCCCACACACTATGGCTACGACTACGTAGACGCCGACGTGTTGCTGCATCACGCAGCAATGAAGAACGGACGTCTGCATCTCGACAGTGGAATGAGCTACGCGGTCCTCGCCATCCCGGATGACGAGCGGATGCTCTCGCTGCCGCTGTTGAAGCAGTTGCGCGCATTCGTGCAGCAGGGGCTCACACTCGTGGGCCCGCAGCCGGTCGCGTCGCCCACCCTGAGCGATGGCCCGCATGCCAGCGATGAGGTGAAGCGCATCGCTGCAGAACTCTGGGACCGGCCGCTACGGCGCGGACATGTGTACAGCGACCGCAACCTGGAAGACGTGCTGGCGTCGGCAAAAATAAAACCGGATCTTCGTTATGACACGCCCACGCACGTCACAAAAGATTTCGACGAACCAATGCCTGTTGGGACTGCAACGAACGACCTGGTTTATATCCATCGGCATCTTGCAAATAGCGACATCTATTTCGTGGCAACGCAGAAGCTTCACGCCTTCGATGTCAACGTCACCTTCCGCATGAGGGGCGCCGTGCCTCTTCTATGGCATCCCGATACAGGCGAAACAGAAGCGGTGGACTACACCGTGGCGGGTGGAGAAACCACCGTTCCGCTGCATATGGATCCGGCAGGCTCCGTCTTTGTCGTTTTCACCAAAGACGGTCCGGCGCTCGGCCGACACACGGCAGCGGCGACAACAGAAGCACTTACTACGCTGACAGGGCCCTGGGAAGTTCATTTCCCTCCTCATCGTGGAGCGCCTGATCAATCGACATTTCCTTCGCTGGCTTCGTGGACGGAGCAGAGCGCGCCAGGCATTCGTTACTTCTCCGGATCGGCGACGTACACCAAGCAACTTGAGATACACGCGGCTGATCTAAAGCCTCATCAGAGACTATTAGTGGACCTCGGGCGGGTCGATGTCATGGCCGAACTCACCGTGAACGGCAAGCCATACTCCAACCTGCTATGGAAGCCGCCGTTCCTCGCGGACATCACCAACATCCTTCACGTCGGAAGCAATACGCTGGAGATCAAGGTGACCAACCTATGGGCCAATCGGCTCATCGGCGATCAACAACCCGGGACAATGACCACTTACACCTTCACCGATTTTCATGCGTTCAAACCCGACGCCCCACTCATGCCCTCAGGTTTGTTGGGTCCAGTACGGTTGCTGCGGCAGAGGAAATCAGAGTTTTCAACCATCGTGCGGTAG